From one Eptesicus fuscus isolate TK198812 chromosome 21, DD_ASM_mEF_20220401, whole genome shotgun sequence genomic stretch:
- the TERF2 gene encoding telomeric repeat-binding factor 2: MAAGAGTGGPASGPDVLRDPAASQSRKRSGRGGGEAARRTDAMAGGGGSSDGTGRAASRRASRSSGRARRGRHDPGVGGAGEARLEEAVNRWVLKFYFYEALRAFRSSRYGDFKQIRDIMQALLVRPLGKEHTVSRLLRVMQCLSRIEEGENLDCSFDMEAELTPLESAINVLEMIKTEFTLTEAVVESSRKLVKEAAVIICIKNKEFEKASKILKKHMSKDPTTQKLRNDLLNIIREKNLAHPVIQNFSYETFQQKMLRFLESHLDDAEPYLLTMAKKALKSESSASSTVKEDKQPAPEPVEKPPREPPRQLQNTPTTFGITTLKAAFKTLCGSQDSEAIFSKLDQKDLVLPSKASLSSPALKHKRPRKDENEGSAPAEGESGSELQPKNKHMTISRLVLEEDSQSTELSPSLNSSQEIIPASPSTPAILNQPLPREKNPKLPKGKWNSSNGVEEKETWVEEDELFDVQAAPDEESTTSITKKQKWTVEESEWIKAGVQKFGEGNWAAISKNYPFVNRTAVMIKDRWRTMKRLGMN, encoded by the exons ATGGCCGCGGGAGCCGGGACAGGGGGCCCCGCTTCCGGCCCGGACGTTCTGCGTGATCCGGCGGCGTCACAGTCGAGGAAGCGGTCCggtcgggggggcggggaggctgcgCGGCGAACGGACGCGAtggcgggaggaggcgggagcagcGACGGCACCGGGCGGGCGGCAAGCCGGCGGGCGTCCCGCAGCAGCGGGCGGGCTCGGCGGGGGCGGCACgatccgggggtggggggcgcgggggaggcACGGCTGGAGGAGGCGGTGAACCGCTGGGTGCTCAAGTTCTACTTCTACGAGGCGCTGCGGGCCTTTCGAAGTAGCCGGTACGGGGACTTCAAGCAGATCCGGGACATCATGCAGG CTTTGCTTGTCAGGCCCTTGGGAAAGGAGCACACCGTGTCCCGGCTGCTGCGGGTTATGCAGTGTCTGTCGCGTATTGAAGAAGGGGAAAATTTAG ACTGTTCCTTTGATATGGAGGCTGAGCTCACACCCCTGGAATCAGCTATCAATGTGCTGGAGATGATTAAAACGGAATTTACACTGACAGAGGCAGTGGTGGAATCCAGTAGAAAACTGGTCAAGGAGGCT GCTGTcattatttgtattaaaaataaagaatttgaaaaggcttcaaaaattttgaaaaaacatATGTCCAAGGACCCTACAACTCAg AAACTGAGAAATGACCTCCTGAACATCATCCGTGAAAAGAACTTGGCCCACCCTGTTATCCAGAACTTTTCCTATGAGACCTTCCAGCAGAAGATGCTGCGCTTCCTGGAGAGTCACCTGGATGATGCAGAACCCTACCTCCTCACG ATGGCCAAAAAGGCTTTGAAATCTGAGTCTTCTGCTTCAAGTACAGTGAAGGAAGATAaacagccagcaccagagcctgTGGAAAAGCCACCCAGAGAACCTCCGAG GCAGCTACAGAATACTCCAACCACCTTTGGAATTACGACTCTGAAAGCAGCTTTCAAGACTCTGTGTGGTTCACAAGATTCTGAGGCAATCTTCTCAAAACTGGACCAGAAAGATCTGGTACTTCCTAGTAAAGCATCCCTATCATCGCCAGCCCTCAAACACAAGAGACCGAGGAAGGATGAAAACGAAGGTTCAGCTCCTGCCGAGGGAGAGAGTGGCTCTGAACTGCAGCCCAAGAACAAGCACATGACAATAAGCAGATTGGTTTTGGAGGAGGATAGTCAGAGTACTGAGCTGAGCCCAAGCCTCAACTCCTCTCAGGAAATCATTCCAGCGTCACCATCCACGCCTGCCATTCTCAACCAACCCCTTCCCAGGGAGAAGAATCCCAA ATTACCCAAAGGCAAGTGGAACAGTTCTAATGGGGTTGAAGAAAAAGAGACTTGGGTAGAAGAGGACGAACTGTTTGATGTTCAGG CTGCACCAGATGAAGAGAGTACAACCAGTATAACAAAAAAGCAG aaGTGGACTGTAGAAGAGAGCGAGTGGATCAAGGCTGGAGTGCAAAAATTTGGGGAAGGAAACTGGGCTGCAATTTCTAAAAATTACCCATTTGTTAATCGAACAGCTGTGATGATTAAGGATCGCTGGCGGACCATGAAAAGACTTGGCATGAACTGA
- the NIP7 gene encoding 60S ribosome subunit biogenesis protein NIP7 homolog isoform X2, which produces MRPLTEEETRVMFEKIAKYIGENLQLLVDRPDGTYCFRLHNDRVYYVSEKILKLAANIAGDKLVSLGTCFGKFTKTHKFRLHITALDYLAPYAKYKVWIKSGAEQSFLYGNHVLKSGLGRITENTSQYQGVVVYSMADIPLVKWRRMTS; this is translated from the exons ATGCGGCCTTTGACTGAAGAGGAGACTCGTGTCATGTTTGAGAAGATAGCAAAATA CATCGGGGAGAACCTTCAGCTGCTGGTCGATAGGCCCGACGGCACCTACTGTTTCAGGCTGCACAACGACCGCGTGTACTACGTGAG TGAAAAGATCTTGAAGTTGGCCGCCAACATCGCCGGTGACAAGCTGGTGTCGCTGGGGACCTGCTTCGGAAAATTCACTAAGACCCACAAATTCCGGTTGCACATCACAGCTCTGGATTACCTGGCACCCTATGCCAAG TACAAAGTGTGGATAAAGTCTGGAGCAGAGCAGTCCTTCCTGTATGGGAATCACGTGTTAAAATCTGGACTGGGTCGAATCACTGAAAACACGTCTCAGTACCAGGGAGTGGTGGTGTACTCCATGGCAGACATCCCTTTG GTCAAGTGGAGAAGAATGACATCTTAA
- the TMED6 gene encoding transmembrane emp24 domain-containing protein 6: protein MFPLLIGAGLVVLNLVTSAKSQKTEPLSGSGDQPLFRGADRYDFAIMIPPGGIECFWQFAHQTGYFYFSYEVQRTLGISHDRHIAATAHTPQGFLIETSQNVRGQINFSTHETGFYQLCLKNQQNHFGSVQVYLNFGVFYEEPEMDHKQKNERKQLNDTLDAIEESTRKVQKNIFHMWRHYNFARMRKMADFFLLQSNYNYVNWWSMAQSLVIVLSGILQLYFLKRLFNVSMTTDTKKPKC, encoded by the exons ATGTTCCCTTTGCTCATTGGAGCTGGACTGGTGGTTCTGAACCTAGTGACCTCTGCTAAGAGCCAGAAAACAGAACCCCTTAGTGGCTCTGGGGACCAGCCACTCTTCCGGGGAGCAGATCGATATGACTTTGCCATCATGATCCCTCCTGGAGGCATAGAATGCTTTTGGCAATTTGCCCACCAAACTGGATACTTCTATTTCAGCTATGAG GTTCAGCGGACACTGGGAATATCACATGACCGGCATATTGCTGCCACTGCACATACCCCACAAGGTTTTCTCATAGAAACCTCTCAGAATGTTCGGGGCCAGATTAACTTCTCTACCCATGAGACAG GTTTTTATCAACTTTGtctaaaaaatcagcaaaatcaCTTTGGTTCTGTGCAAGTGTATCTCAATTTTGGAGTCTTCTATGAAGAGCCTGAGATGGACCATAAACAGAAGAACGAAAGAAAACAACTGAATGATACTCTGGATGCAATTGAG GAAAGTACACGAAAGGtacagaaaaatatctttcacatGTGGCGTCATTACAACTTTGCCCGCATGAGGAAAATGGCCGACTTTTTCCTTCTCCAATCAAACTATAACTATGTGAACTGGTGGTCGATGGCCCAGAGCCTTGTTATTGTTCTTTCTGGGATCCTGCAGCTGTACTTCTTGAAGCGTCTCTTCAATGTCTCAATGACTACTGACACAAAGAAGCCAAAATGCTAA
- the NIP7 gene encoding 60S ribosome subunit biogenesis protein NIP7 homolog isoform X1: MRPLTEEETRVMFEKIAKYIGENLQLLVDRPDGTYCFRLHNDRVYYVSEKILKLAANIAGDKLVSLGTCFGKFTKTHKFRLHITALDYLAPYAKYKVWIKSGAEQSFLYGNHVLKSGLGRITENTSQYQGVVVYSMADIPLGFGVAAKSTQDCRKVDPMAIVVFHQADIGEYVRHEETLT; encoded by the exons ATGCGGCCTTTGACTGAAGAGGAGACTCGTGTCATGTTTGAGAAGATAGCAAAATA CATCGGGGAGAACCTTCAGCTGCTGGTCGATAGGCCCGACGGCACCTACTGTTTCAGGCTGCACAACGACCGCGTGTACTACGTGAG TGAAAAGATCTTGAAGTTGGCCGCCAACATCGCCGGTGACAAGCTGGTGTCGCTGGGGACCTGCTTCGGAAAATTCACTAAGACCCACAAATTCCGGTTGCACATCACAGCTCTGGATTACCTGGCACCCTATGCCAAG TACAAAGTGTGGATAAAGTCTGGAGCAGAGCAGTCCTTCCTGTATGGGAATCACGTGTTAAAATCTGGACTGGGTCGAATCACTGAAAACACGTCTCAGTACCAGGGAGTGGTGGTGTACTCCATGGCAGACATCCCTTTG GGTTTTGGGGTGGCAGCAAAGTCTACACAAGACTGCAGGAAAGTAGACCCCATGGCGATTGTGGTATTTCATCAAGCAGACATTGGGGAATATGTGCGACATGAAGAGACATTGACTTAA
- the NIP7 gene encoding 60S ribosome subunit biogenesis protein NIP7 homolog isoform X3 encodes MRPLTEEETRVMFEKIAKYIGENLQLLVDRPDGTYCFRLHNDRVYYVSEKILKLAANIAGDKLVSLGTCFGKFTKTHKFRLHITALDYLAPYAKYKVWIKSGAEQSFLYGNHVLKSGLGRITENTSQYQGVVVYSMADIPLPSVRAY; translated from the exons ATGCGGCCTTTGACTGAAGAGGAGACTCGTGTCATGTTTGAGAAGATAGCAAAATA CATCGGGGAGAACCTTCAGCTGCTGGTCGATAGGCCCGACGGCACCTACTGTTTCAGGCTGCACAACGACCGCGTGTACTACGTGAG TGAAAAGATCTTGAAGTTGGCCGCCAACATCGCCGGTGACAAGCTGGTGTCGCTGGGGACCTGCTTCGGAAAATTCACTAAGACCCACAAATTCCGGTTGCACATCACAGCTCTGGATTACCTGGCACCCTATGCCAAG TACAAAGTGTGGATAAAGTCTGGAGCAGAGCAGTCCTTCCTGTATGGGAATCACGTGTTAAAATCTGGACTGGGTCGAATCACTGAAAACACGTCTCAGTACCAGGGAGTGGTGGTGTACTCCATGGCAGACATCCCTTTG CCTTCAGTGCGTGCTTATTGA
- the COG8 gene encoding conserved oligomeric Golgi complex subunit 8 isoform X2, whose protein sequence is MATMEAIPSSATASATATAAALGEVEDEGLLASLFRDRFPEAQWRERPDVGRYLRELSGSGLERLRREPERLAEERAQLLQQTRDLAFANYKTFIRGAECTERIHRLFGDVEASVGRLLDRLPSFQQSCRNFVKEAEEISSSRRMNTLTLNRHTEILEILEIPQLMDTCVRNSYYEEALELAAYVRRLEKKYSSIPVIQGIVNEVRQSMQLMLSQLIQQLRTNIQLPACLRVIGFLRRMDIFTEAELRVKFLQARDAWLRSILTAIPNDDPYFHITKTIEACRVHLFDIITQYRAIFSDEDPLLSPAVGEHTVNESAIFHGWVLQKVSQFLQVLETDLHRGIGGRLDSLLGQCMYFGLSFSRVGADFRGQLAPVFQQVAISTFQKAIQEAVEKFQDEMNSYTLILAPAILGSSNLPAAVPVTQPGTLQPPMVLLDFPPLACFLNNILVAFNDLRLCCPIALAQDVTRVLEDALAKAFHPLSSPSTETLGMSTSASSRSLSPSSCPRKRWSSV, encoded by the exons ATGGCGACGATGGAGGCAATCCCGTCCTCCGCTACGGCTTCCGCCACGGCCACCGCGGCGGCTCTCGGGGAGGTGGAGGATGAAGGGCTCCTGGCGTCGCTGTTCCGGGATCGCTTCCCGGAGGCCCAGTGGCGGGAACGGCCCGACGTGGGTCGCTACCTCCGGGAGCTgagcggctccgggctggagcggcTGCGGCGCGAGCCCGAGCGCCTGGCGGAGGAGCGCGCCCAGCTGCTGCAGCAAACGCGCGACTTGGCCTTCGCCAACTACAAGACCTTCATCCGCGGCGCCGAGTGCACCGAGCGCATCCACCGCCTGTTTGGCGACGTGGAGGCGTCGGTCGGCCGCCTGCTCGACCGCTTGCCCAGCTTCCAGCAGAGCTGCAG GAACTTTGTGAAAGAGGCTGAGGAGATCAGCTCCAGCCGCCGGATGAACACCCTGACTCTAAACCGGCACACAGAAATCCTGGAAATCTTAGAGATTCCTCAGCTCATGGACACCTGTGTCCGAAACAGCTACTATGAAGAGGCCCTGGAGCTTGCAGCCTACGTTCGCCGACTGGAGAAGAAATACTCCTCCATCCCTGTCATCCAG GGCATTGTGAACGAAGTGCGCCAGTCCATGCAGCTGATGCTGAGCCAGCTGATCCAGCAGCTGAGGACCAACATccagctccctgcctgcctccgtGTCATTGGCTTTCTGAGGCGCATGGACATCTTCACTGAGGCGGAGTTGAGGGTGAAGTTTCTTCAGGCCCGAGATGCTTGGCTCCGTTCCATCCTGACTGCCATCCCCAACGATGACCCCTATTTCCACATCACAAAAACCATCGAGGCCTGCCGTGTCCATCTGTTTGATATCATCACTCAGTACCGTGCAATCTTCTCAGACGAGGACCCACTGCTGTCCCCTGCCGTGGGCGAGCACACCGTGAATGAGAGTGCTATCTTCCATGGCTGGGTCCTGCAGAAAGTCTCTCAGTTCCTGCAGGTGCTGGAAACCGACCTGCACCGAGGGATAGGCGGCCGCCTGGACTCTCTGCTGGGCCAGTGCATGTACTTTGGGCTGTCCTTCAGCCGGGTGGGGGCTGATTTCCGGGGCCAGCTGGCTCCTGTTTTCCAGCAGGTAGCTATCAGCACTTTCCAGAAAGCAATTCAGGAAGCGGTGGAGAAGTTCCAAGATGAAATGAACTCCTACACCCTCATCTTGGCTCCAGCCATTTTGGGCAGCAGTAACCTGCCTGCTGCTGTGCCAGTGACTCAGCCAGGGACCCTGCAGCCGCCCATGGTGCTCTTAGACTTCCCACCCCTTGCCTGCTTCCTCAACAACATTCTGGTCGCCTTCAATGATCTGCGCCTTTGCTGCCCCATAGCCCTGGCGCAGGACGTGACGAGGGTCCTGGAGGACGCCCTTGCTAAG